Proteins encoded by one window of Haematobia irritans isolate KBUSLIRL chromosome 2, ASM5000362v1, whole genome shotgun sequence:
- the dbe gene encoding KRR1 small subunit processome component homolog dbe, which yields MSDSEAEEPKQTNEPIENAWAMKIPAFKPEDNPNGLVEESSFATLFPKYRERYLKEVWPLVQQAVAEHNLKAELDLIEGSMVVKTTRKTWDPYIIIKARDMIKLMARSVPFEQAKRVLQDEIGCDIIKIGSLVRKKEKFVKRRQRLIGPNGATLKSIELLTDCYVLVQGNTVAALGPYKGLQQVRDIVVDTMNNVHPIYNIKALMIKRELMKDPKLANEDWSRFLPKFKNKNISKRKQPKVKKQKKEYTPFPPAQPESKIDKQLASGEYFLNKEQKQQRKQEERNAKQSEAAKKQEEKRQKDFIPPSEELPSTSAKKRSADDDDKKLDVSALKAKLMKANKKMKK from the coding sequence ATGAGCGACAGTGAAGCTGAAGAGCCTAAACAAACGAACGAGCCCATTGAAAATGCATGGGCTATGAAAATTCCTGCATTCAAGCCGGAGGATAATCCAAATGGTCTGGTGGAGGAAAGCTCTTTTGCTACACTTTTTCCCAAATACCGTGAGAGATATCTAAAAGAGGTATGGCCCTTAGTGCAACAGGCTGTTGCAGAGCATAATCTTAAAGCTGAATTGGATTTGATTGAAGGCAGTATGGTGGTGAAAACAACACGTAAAACTTGGGATccttatattataataaaagcTCGCGACATGATTAAGCTTATGGCCAGAAGTGTACCATTCGAACAAGCCAAACGTGTGCTGCAAGATGAAATTGGATGCGATATCATAAAAATCGGTAGTCTCGTGAGGAagaaggaaaaatttgtcaagagacGTCAACGGTTAATTGGTCCCAATGGCGCCACATTGAAATCCATAGAACTTCTCACAGACTGTTATGTTTTGGTGCAAGGAAACACAGTGGCCGCTTTGGGGCCATACAAGGGCTTGCAGCAAGTGCGTGACATTGTTGTCGACACCATGAACAATGTTCATCCCATTTATAACATTAAAGCTTTAATGATAAAACGTGAACTAATGAAGGATCCCAAATTGGCCAATGAGGACTGGTCGAGATTTTTGCCTAAGTTTAAGAATAAAAACATTAGCAAACGCAAGCAACCTAAGGTCAAGAAACAAAAGAAAGAATACACACCCTTCCCACCGGCTCAACCAGAGAGTAAAATCGATAAGCAATTGGCTTCTGGTGAATATTTCCTCAACAaggaacaaaaacaacaacgcaaGCAAGAGGAACGTAATGCCAAACAAAGTGAAGCAGCCAAAAAGCAAGAGGAGAAACGTCAAAAAGATTTCATACCACCCTCAGAAGAATTACCCTCAACATCGGCGAAAAAACGCtccgctgatgatgatgataaaaaATTGGATGTTAGCGCTCTTAAAGCAAAATTGATGAAAGCCaataagaaaatgaaaaaatga
- the Tbc1d15-17 gene encoding TBC1 domain family member 15/17, whose product MINSVRYERENCDRMQFNVLNESTSGDDEICESQTPSVTISGGSTTNKDEASGTGNILCTHDGVLLKKASAEHIADLHNSGSLSLVEYGPPRRLFIEWKPNENILIADDIHDQEDWALVDTISRRSRTVSECKVFNTKPMESSTGSIKNRCIRTCLEDLSGVEVKHRGQTIRFIRKLDGTLHSEFFFQHGNADLFVRSMRQLHIIDFVPSTRSGEEYVILTTETQKLKKTFAELDIGEIKSSSVGNESWLPHKVVGFLANIPDYVTHKAPPRVRPGSLDAKDRQISSPPSDNYQMVGLAGSSNTSESRSRGSSLDKSPDLDSSGLENVKEIDEKIIAPLPERKAMKRGLPLNENQWLEFMTPDGRVSDSRRVLEIIFKGGIEPNLRCEVWKYLLNYYQWNDSEVEKIARRKEKSMEYYNMKAQWLSMTATQEANFSGYRDRKCQIEKDVKRTDRSLDFFAGDDNPNLNTLQGILMTYVKYNFDLGYVQGMSDLLAPILAIMENEVDAFWCFVGFMDMVFANFDIDQAGMKTQFSQLRSLLEFANPRLFKYMKNHDSDNMYFCFRWLLVWYKREFVNEDILKLWECLWTRLPCPNFHILISVAILDQETDIIIESKFQFTEILKHVNELSGNIDLQKTLQTAEAIYYQIKEAEHLPNEIRQIIGEPLLETNDHRDEDNNSPQSFDDGFDELVRELTPEEMKRKQELLEEACERSMFLQYM is encoded by the exons ATGATCAATTCTGTGCGCTATGAGCGTGAGAACTGCGATCGTATGCAGTTCAATGTCCTGAACGAAAGTACTAGTGGAGACGACGAAATTTGTGAATCACAAACACCAAGTGTAACAATATCTGGAGGTAGTACTACAAACAAAGACGAAGCATCTGGTACTGGCAAC ATATTATGTACCCACGATGGGGTCTTGCTCAAAAAGGCAAGCGCGGAACATATTGCAGATTTGCACAACAGTGGTTCACTGTCATTGGTAGAATATGGACCACCACGCCGATTATTCATCGAATGGAAACCGAATGAGAATATATTGATTGCCGATGACATTCATGATCAAGAAGACTGGGCTTTAGTCGATACCATTTCGCGAAGATCCCGCACAGTTTCCGAGTGCAAGGTTTTTAATACAAAACCTATGGAATCTTCGACTGGATCGATAAAAAATAGATGCATACGCACATGCCTCGAGGACTTATCTGGGGTAGAAGTTAAGCATCGAGGCCAAACCATTCGTTTCATACGAAAATTAGATGGAACTTTACATTCGGAATTCTTTTTTCAACATGGCAATGCAGATTTGTTTGTCCGTAGCATGCGCCAATTACACATTATCGATTTTGTTCCATCCACTCGAAGTGGAGAGGAATATGTTATTTTAACCACCGAAACCCAGAAACTGAAGAAGACTTTTGCCGAGCTGGATATCGGTGAGATAAAGTCCAGTTCAGTGGGCAATGAAAGTTGGCTGCCTCATAAGGTAGTGGGCTTTCTTGCAAACATACCCGATTATGTCACACACAAGGCTCCACCTCGAGTCCGGCCAGGATCATTGGATGCCAAAGACCGCCAAATTTCATCACCACCCTCAGACAATTATCAAATGGTAGGTCTGGCAGGTAGTTCCAATACTTCAGAATCCCGAAGTAGGGGTAGCAGTCTAGATAAATCACCAGATTTGGACTCGAGTGGTTTGGAAAATGTCAAAGAAATCGATGAGAAAATTATAGCCCCATTACCAGAACGAAAAGCAATGAAGCGAGGTTTGCCCTTGAACGAAAATCAATGGTTGGAATTTATGACTCCCGATGGACGGGTTTCCGACTCAAGACGAGTTCTTGAAATAATATTCAAAGGCGGCATAGAACCCAATTTGCGTTGTGAAGTATGgaaatatctactaaactattaTCAATGGAACGATagtgaagtggaaaaaattgccCGACGAAAGGAAAAATCAATGGAATATTATAACATGAAAGCGCAATGGTTGTCCATGACAGCCAcacaagaggccaatttttcagGTTATCGTGATCGCAAGTGCCAAATTGAGAAAGATGTTAAAAGGACCGATCGTTCATTGGATTTCTTTGCTGGAGATGATAATCCCAATTTGAATACGTTACAGGGTATTCTAATGACATATGTCAAATATAACTTCGATTTAGGATATGTCCAAGGAATGTCCGATTTATTGGCGCCCATATTGGCTATTATG GAAAATGAAGTGGATGCCTTTTGGTGTTTTGTGGGCTTTATGGACATGGTATTTGCCAATTTCGACATTGATCAGGCCGGCATGAAAACTCAATTCAGTCAATTACGAAGCTTATTGGAATTTGCCAACCCACGTCTCTTCAAATACATGAAAAATCATGATTCTGATAATATGTACTTCTGTTTCCGTTGGCTGCTGGTGTGGTACAAACGAGAATTTGTCAACGAAGACATACTAAAGCTATGGGAATGTCTATGGACGAGATTACCATGTCCCAATTTCCATATACTTATATCAGTGGCTATTCTAGATCAAGAAACGGATATAATAATCGAAAGCAAATTCCAATTTACCGAAATATTGAAACATGTCAACGAGCTATCGGGTAATATTGACTTGCAGAAAACTCTCCAAACAGCTGAGGCAATCTATTATCAAATCAAAGAGGCCGAACATTTGCCCAATGAGATAAGGCAAATCATAGGCGAACCCCTGCTGGAGACCAATGATCATCGAGATGAAGATAACAATTCACCCCAATCATTTGATGATGGTTTTGATGAGTTGGTGCGAGAATTGACCCCAGAAGAAATGAAACGAAAACAAGAGCTACTCGAAGAGGCTTGTGAACGTTCCATGTTTTTACAGTACATGTAG